Genomic segment of Planctomycetaceae bacterium:
CGGCCAGTGCGGCCGTCACCGCCACGGCGATCAGCTTGGGCACGAAGGTCAACGCCTGGTCCTGGATCTGCGTGGCGGCCTGCAGCAGGCTCACCACCAGGGCGATCACCAGCGTGGCCACGAGCATGGGCGCGCCGACGACCAGCGTCACCTTCAGGGCCTCGCGGGCCAGATCCATTGCATGGGCGGCGTCCATCGTTTTCCTTACGCGAAACTTTGCATCAGCGTGCCGACGACCAGGTGCCATCCGTCGGCCAGCACAAACAGCAGCAGCTTGAACGGGATCGAGACCATCACCGGCGGCATCATCAGCATGCCCATCGACGTCAGCACCGACGCCACCAGCAGGTCGACCACCAGGAACGGCAGGTACACGCGAAAGCCGATCCAGAAGGCGGTCTTGAGCTCGCTGACGACAAACGCGGCGATCACCGCCGGCGTCGGCACGTCCTTCCACGTCAGCTTGCCCACCCGCGAGGCCTCGGCCTGTTTGGCGTCCAGGAACAGCACCACGTCGTTCTGGCTGCGGGCGGCCTCGATCTGGCGGATCATGAACGTCCGCACCGGCGCCGCGCCGGCGGCCAGGGCGGCCTCGCCCTGCGCCCTGCCGGCCAGGTACGGTTCGATGCCATCGCGATAGACCGCCGAGTACACCGGCGCCATGACCACCACCGTCATCAGCAGCGACAGACCGAAGAGCACCTGGTTGGGCGGCAGTTGGTTGGTCGCCAGCGCCTGTCGCAGCAGCCCCAGCACCACGACGATCCGCGTAAAGCAGGTCATCAGGATCGCCACGGCCGGAGCGACCGACAGCACCGTCACCAGGGCGACCCACTTGAGGGCGTTGCCCGCATCCTGCGGGCTCGACAGGCTCGGGAGGGTAACGCCGCTGGCGGGTGCGGTCGCTGCGTGCGGCGTCGCGGGCGGCGCGGCAGGCGCCGACTGCGGCGCAAACAGCGCCCCGGCCAGCACCACCACCGCCAGAATGTTCGTCTTTAAGGTCATTTCGATTCAGCGGGTTTTTCTGCCACCGTCTGCGTCGTCGCGGTTCCCAGCAGCGCCGCCACTTCATCCGGGTCTGTCACTTCCGACAGCGTGGTCATCTGCTCGGGCCCAATGCCCACCAGCACCAGGCGGCGGCCCATGCGAACCAGGATCACCTGGTGGCGGTACGTCACGCCGCGGCGGCCGACGATCTCGATGACCGCGCCGCCGCGCCCGCCGACCCTGGGCCCACCCATGCGTTTCATGACCGAGCGAATGATCAGGATCAGCGCGATCACCACCGCCAGCGCCCCTGCCGTCCGCAGCAGGTCCCACTCCGTCGCCGGGGCGGCGCTGTTGCCGATAGGACGGTCCTCGATCGACTGCAGCGGGCGGGTGGAAACGTCGGCTGTCGCCGGGGCGCTCTGGGCGACTGCGGGAGCGACCACGGCAAGAAGGATGATCGCTGCAGCGACGATCAGGGACATGGCGGCTGAGAAACGGCCGTCATGGCACCCCGCCGGTAGCACGGGCATCTTGCCCGTGAGTCGCATGGGCGTCTCGCCCATGCCCCGTGTCGCGGACGTCCCGTCCGCGCGTGTCGCGGGCGTCTCGCCCGCGTCTTGTTGTTTCTCTGATCTCTTCATGTCGTTCTCACGCCGTCTATCCGCACGCCCAGGCGGTCTTGCACGCTCACCAGCGACCCGACGGCCATCGGCTGCCCTTCGCAGCAGATCTCGACCGCTCCCGTCGCGGCGGTATCGAGCGTGATGATCGATCCTTCCGCCAGGCGCCGCAGCGCGGCGGCATCGGTCCACGCCCCGCCCAGGTCGATGCGCATAGCCGTTTGCGATTCAAGCGTCTTCATGGCAGCGTCTCCCCGGCCGGTCGCCGGGCCGCGTAGGCTTCGTCATCCGCGGCCGCGGCTATCGCCGCGTCGCGCAGGCGTTGCTGCCTGCGGCGGCGGTCAGCCAGCGCCCGGGCGGTCCGCACCAGCAGGACGGCGTCGAGAAGCTTCTTGCGGCTGCGGACCAGCGAGCTCTCGCCGCTGCGGGCCTGCTGTTGCAGCGCGCCCGTTTGGGCACGAATCTCGCTTACGCTGGCGCGGTATCCCGCCGGCACGCCTGCGCCGGCGCCGGACAGCAGGCTTCGCCGCGCTGCGGCGTCCTGTTCTTCCAGCGAGGCATCGAGATCCGTCAGCCGGTTCCGCAGGCACGTCAGGTCGCGGTACGCGCGCGCCAGGACCGCGGCGGCCTCGTCTTGCCCCCGGCGGCGAAACCGCACCAGCATGTCAGCACACTGCGTGCGTCGGTCGATCATCGCGGTACGTTCCTGTTTCTTGCGGCTGGCCGGCGAAGACCAGTTGCTGCAGTTCAGCCGTCGTCTGGGCAAAATCGCATTGCTCACCCACGCCCTGGCGCAGGAAGGCGTCGATCTCATCCTGCGCGGCGATCGCCTCGTCAAAATGCGGATTCGCCCCGGCCTGGTAGACGCCCAGGTTGAGCAGTTCCTCGACCTCGCGGTACAGCCCGACCATCCGCCGCACGCGGGCGGCGGCGGACTGATGTTCTGCTGAAGCCACCTCGCCCATCACGCGCGAGACGCTGGTGACGATGTCGATAGCGGGCCAGTGCCCGCGATTGGCCAGCGTTCGCGTCAGGTGGATGTGCCCGTCAGCCACGGCGCGGACGGCGTCGGCCAGCGGGTCGCCGGCGTCGCCTTCTTCGGCCAACACGGTGTAGAAACCGGTGATGGATCCGGCGGCGGTGCGTCCGCAGCGCTCCATCAGTTGCGGCAGGAGGTTGAAGACGCTGGGCGTGTATCCGCGCACGGTGGCGGGTTCGCCGGCGGCCAGCCCGATCTGCCGCTGGGCGGCGGCCAGGCGCGTCAGCGAGTCCATCACCAGCAGCACGTTGGCGCCGCGGTCACGGAAGTACTCGGCCACCGCCGTGGCGACGGCGCCGGCTTGCACGCGCAGCAGCGGCGGTTCGTCGCTGGTCGATGCCACCACCACGCAGTGCTTCAGGGCGTCGGAGCCCAATTCCTTGTCGACGAACTCGCGCACCTCGCGGCCGCGCTCGCCGATCAGCGCCACCACCGTCACGTCTGCGACGGCGCGCCGGGCGATCATGCCCAACAGCACGCTCTTGCCCACGCCGCTGCCTGAGATAATGCCCATGCGCTGGCCCTGGCCGACGGTGAGCATCGCGTCGATGGCTCGCACGCCGGTGGGCAGCGGCGCGTCGATGCCCCGCCGCGACAGCGGGGCGATGGGCAGCGGCCACAGGCTCTGCGGCATGGCCGCGGCCGGAGCGGCTCTGCCGTCGATGCAGCGCCCCAGACCGTCGAGCACGCGACCAAGCAGGCCTTCGCACACGCCAACGGTCTGCTCAGCGAAGGTGCAATGCACCAGGTCGCCGCGGCGGATCCCCGTCATGGCGCCAGCCGGCATCACCAGCGTGCTGCGCCCGTCGAAGCCGATCACCCGCGCCTCGAGTCCTCCGCCGGCGCAGGCGATCCGGCAGCCGGCGCCCAGCGGCACGGCGAAGTCCGCCACGCTGACCGTCAGCCCGCGCACCGCCTCCACGCGACCGGTGACGTCCACCGGCTCGATGCGGTCCAGGGCTTCGGATTGTCGTTCAAATATCTGCATGCACTTTCGAATCCGCGGCCGCGATGTACTGGCCGGTCATGTTCTGTTGAGGCTCGACAGCGCGACCGAGCAGCGCTTGGGCGACTCGCCGCAGTTGCGTTTCGATGGTCGCGTCGACCGCCCCGCAGCGCGTCAGCACGCGGGCGCCGCCGGCGGCGATGGACTCGTCGCCCTGGAGCCTGACTCGCCCGGCGCGGCCGAGCTCGCGCCACAGGCGCAGTGCTTCCTGCTCCAACGCAGGCAGTTGCGCGGGATTGACGCACACGATGATTTCGTCGCCGTCGCTGGAGCGTTCCATCGCCCGTCGAAGGTTGACCAGCGCCGCGCCGATGTCGACAGCCGCCACCTCGCCCACGATTCGCCGCGCCAGCTCGATAGCGAACAGCAGCAGTTGCTCCTGGCGGTCCTGCAGGGTCTGCGTCTTGGCCGCGACCAATTCGTCCACGATCTTGCCCGCCGCCTGGGCCAGGGCGGACATTCGCAACTGGCTCTTCTGGGCGGCTTGGCGCAGGCCGTGGGCGTATCCTTCGGTCTGCCCTCGCTGGAAACCCTGCTCGTAGGCGCTGCGGTTGTAGTTGGTCTGTGCCGACTCGAGCTGGGCCTGGGCGGCGACGACAATCCGCTGGGCCTCTGCCCGGGCCTGGTCGAGAATCTGCTTGCCCTGGGCCTCGAAGTCCGGCAGGGACAGTTCGGGCGCATCGCCGGCGTCGCAGGCGGCGGCGCGGATGATCCAGGCTGTCTTGGAGGCGCTCATGTGGCGGCGGCCTCCTGTGCTTCGTCGGTCGTGGTGCCGCAGCGGCGCACCGCGCGGGCGACGTGGTCCTGGGCGGCTTCCACTTCGCTGAGGCGCACCGGCGGCAGGGTGTCCATCTGGCGGCGCAGGTCCCGCGTCGCGCGGCTGCCCAGGCAGTGGAAGATCTTCGAGCGAACGACCTGACCTGCCGTGCGCAGCGCTACGGCCAGCACCTGCGGATCGAGCGTCGCCAGGGCGTCGCGGAGTTCGTCGTCGCCGACGAGTCCGAGGTCTTCAAAGGCCAGCAGGTCGCGGCGGATGTTGCGCGCCAGTTGCGGCTGCGATGAGGCGACCAGTTGCATCACCGCCCCGCCGGAGGCGCCGTCGGCGTGAGTAAGGATCTCACGGATGACGGCCTGGCCTTGCCCCTGCGGCGTGTGCAGGGCGTTGAGGCGGTCGGTCAGCGTGGCCAGCACGTCCTGCACGGTGCGTTCGTCGACTGCCGGCGGACGCGCCAGGTGCATCACCACCTGTCGGGCGACGGGCCCGTCGAGCGCCGCCAGGACGGCCGCCGCCCGCCGCGGACTCATGCGCGACAGCACGATGGCGATGGTCTGCGTCTGCTCCGAGGCCAGAACCCACAGCAGATCGTCGTCGGCCAGACGCTCCAGACGGCGAATGGCGCCGTCGTCGGCCGAACCATGCTCTGCGGGCGATGGGGGCTGTTCGCTCGCGCTGGCTGCTTTGGGGCGGCGCCGTCGGCGGCGCAGCACGGCCACGGCGCAGCCGGCGCCGGCCAACACGAGCGCCGCCGAGGCGGCGATGGCCCAGGCGCCGCGACGCGGCTGAGAGTGGCCGACAAACGCCGCGGCGAGCGCTTCGTCCGACAAGGCGTCAGTGTAGGAATCAACCATGACGGCCCGGGCGTCGGCGCCGATGATGCGTGCCGCGGCCGCGGCGATGCGGGCGAGTTCGTCGCGCGTGACCTGCTGGAGATCGAGATTGCGTGTGCGGGCGATGGTCTCAAAGTAGCTCCGCGGCGCCAGCAGCGACGCGGCGGTGCATGACTCGCCCTCGGGCGCCACCTGAACCGTGACGGTCAGACCGGGGACATAGGTCAAGGCCCCGGCGATGCGCTGCTGCCAGTAGTCGCTCACGCGGGCGCGATTGGCCAGGCGGTCTTCCTGCATGAGCGTCTCGTCGCCGGCCGCGTAGCTGCGCCCGCGCTGGTCGATGATTCGGACGGCGGCGCGATCGAGCCCGGCGATGCTTCCGGACAACAGGTCGGCGATGGCGTTGACGAGCTGCGCTGTCATGCGCGACTGGGCCCGCATGCGCAGATTGACCGCCGCGGTGGCCGAGACGGACGGCTGACCGATCTTACCCGGCTGGGCGGGCTCGAAGAGAACCTCCGCAAACTCGACGTCGGGGAACTGCCCGATCAGGCGTGCGAGCCGGTCGGCCTTGGCGGCCGCCGCTCGCTGGGCGCGCTGCGACTCCGAGAGCCAGATGTCTTCCTGGGCGGTGGCGGCCTGGGCGGCCAGGTCCTGCGGGGTCAGCGAGGCGTCGATGAGAATTTTCCGCGCCGCGGCGAGCGAGTCGGGATGCACGAGCAACCGCCCGCCGACGATCTGACACTCGATGCCCCCTCCGGCAAGCATGCCCGCGGCGTTCTTGACGTGCTCGGCTGGCAGAGGCTGGGCGAAGACGGCTTTGCGTTGCGGGGCGGCGTCGCTGGCCATCAGCCAGATGCCCCCCGCCACGGCCAGCACCGCCAGCGCAGCGGCAGCGCCCTGCCAGATGCGTCCGGTGACCGACGCCTGGGCCTTGAGCCTCAACCAGAGCTTGTGAAACACCTTCACTGGGCGGTCCTCCATGACCGCTGTACTGGGTGGCACAGCCTTTCAAGGCTGTGATCGTCACAGGCTGGAAAGCCTGTGCCACCGCTCGATCATCCTTGACAGAGCGTTACGTCGCCGGCGATGTCGAAAGCCGCTGGCGAATCTGCCCGAGCTTCATGCCCTGGGCTTTCAACTTTTCAATCGAATCCAACCGCTCGAACGCCGACTCGTCATAGAGCCGGTGCCCGCCGCGGGTCCAGCCGCATTCCTGCAGCAGCCCCATGGCGGTGTAGTTGTGAATCGTCTGACGGCTGGCGCCGAGATAGTCCGCCAGTTCGCTGATGCGATACACCTTGGGCGGCCGCCGCCGTCCGTCGCACCGCGTCGCAGTCACCGCGCCGGCGTCAGAGGCCGCGTCGCCCGAGGAGCTACCGGCAGGCGTCTGCGGATTTGTGTCTATCGCATCCATAAAAGTCTCAAGTGCCAACCTCGCGTCGACCGGCTACCGCTTTTTACGCTTTGCAAAATGTATAGTGGCCGCGGTGAAGCAGCAACCCAAAAATCTTTAGAAAATCTGAAAAAATGTTCCCGGCGACTTGCCTCCTGCCGGTGCGCCCCGATTTGGCGGGGGGATATTAGCCGCTGAGGTCGCAGGGGACGCTGAGGTGAGAGACAGAAATGGAATGATGGAATATTGGAATATTGGAATATTGGAATGTTGGGGTACCGAACCCATCCGGAAGCCGTGTGGCATGGCGACGCGTTGTTCAGCGGGTCGCCGTGGACGTGCGCCAACCCTTCATGGCGACCTACGAAGAACAGAAACGTGTGTCGCCATGCCACCCGCCGGTTATTCCATCATTCCATCATTCCTTGCCGGTTTTCCTCAGCGTCCTCAGCGACCTCAGCGGCTAAGTCACCCCTGCCGAAAGAAAAACGCGATGTCGCCATGGCGGCCGTTTTCTCGGTACAATGTTGCCCATGCACTGCCTTCGTTTGACCATCGTGATTGCCTTCGCCGCGGCGGCGGGTCTGGGCGGATGCCGAAAGGCGCCCTCCCCCCCTTCCGCTCCAACGGCCGTGTCACGCCCGGCGGCGTCAAATCCGCAGCCTGCCCGGCCCGTGTCGGGCAACAGGGGCGGAAAGCCGCCGGCAGCGTTGCAGGCCAAGAGGGTCTCAGGTCCGTCCCCTGCTACCGCCCCCGCTACGCGGGGGGTGCAAGCGGCACGGATTTCAGCGGGCAAGCAGGAGTATCTGCCCCTGCCCAAGGCGGCCACGACCCGGGCCGCATCGGGTCCCAGCGTCGATCTTGATATTGCCGAGGGTGACGCGGCACTGGCGGCAGGAAACTTGCGCGGGGCCGAAGCGGCGTTCCGGCGAATGCTCGAGCGCCATCCCGACGACTATGACGCCCTGTGCGGCCTGGCGACGACGCTGACGGCAGGGGGCGACAATCTGCCGGCGATGTTGACGTACCGGCGCATTGTGGCCCTGCGCGAGAACGACCGCACGGCGAGGTTTAACCTGGCGGTGGCGCTGTCGCGTCTGGAGCGTTTCGACGAAGCCCGGCAGGAGTTCCTCCTCCTGCTGCGGCAGAACGCCGACGACGTGCGGGCTCGCTACAACCTGGGGATGATCCTGGCGGCCCAGGGCAAGCTCGACGAGGCCCGCCATCATCTTCAGGGCGTCGTCAGCCGCACCGACTCGCTTCCGTCAGCGTATGCGATCCTCGGCCAGGTGCTGACCGATCTGGGCGACAGCGAGGGCGCGATGGAGGCCTACGGCAAGGCCGCCTCGCTCCAAGGCGACGACATCGACACCTGGAAGAACTACGCCGTCGCCGCCCAGGCCGCCGGCAGCTACGGGCGGGCGATCATGGCCGCGTCGCGCGTGACGAGGCTGAACTCCTCCGACCCCGCCGCCTGGGCGTACCTGGGCGACCTGCACATGACCGTGTACCAATCGACGCAGAAAGAACACTTTCTGATCCAGGCCCGCCAGGCGTGGACGCGGTCGCTATCGCTCAACAGCGACCAGCAAAACGTGCGGGCAAAACTGCAAGCCGCCCCGCGACCCAAGGAGCCGTAACCTCATGCTTGATCTGAAAACTTTCGCCAAGACCGTCCGCATCAGCGATGGCGCCTGGGGCACCGAGCTTCAGAACGCCAGTCTCGAAGCCGGCGCCTCGCCCGAACTGCTGAACGTCGAGAACCCCGCCGCCGTCGCGGCGGTCGCACGCGCCTACGTGCAGGCCGGCTCTGACGTCATCCTCACCAATACCTTCGGCGCCAACCGCTTCATCCTGGCCGGACACGGTCTGGGCGAGCGCACCGGCGAACTGGCCCGCGCGGGCGCGGAGATCAGCCGCCGCGAAGCCGGCGCCCGCGTCAAGGTCTTCGCCTCGATGGGACCCACCGGCAAGATCGTCATGATGCAAGAGGCGCCCGAGGCCGACATCTCGGCGGCCTTCGCCGAAGCGGCCGTTGCGCTGGCCGAGGGCGGCGTCGACGCGATCCTGCTCGAGAGTTTCGCCCAACTCGACGAGATGGCCCTGGCCCTTCGCGCCGTGCGCGGGGCGGTGGACCTGCCCGTGGTGGCGTCGATGACCTTCGCCTCCGGCCCCGACGGAACCTCCACGATGATGGGCAATTCACCGGGCGATCTGGCCGCGCTGGCCGCCGAGTGCGGCGCCGCGGCCGTTGGCGCCAATTGCGGCGCCGGTCCGGAAGGATTTCTCAAGGTCGCCCGGCTCTTTCGCGCAGCCGGCGACCTGCCGATTTGGATCAAGCCCAACGCCGGACTGCCCCAGCGCGGACCCGATGGCAAGACCTTCTTCCCGATGAATCCTCAGGATTTCGCAGCCGCCGCCGCGGGGCTGATCGAAGCGGGCGCCAATTTCCTGGGCGGCTGCTGCGGAACCACCCCGCGGCACATAGCGGCGGTGAGAAAAGTGGTGAGTTGTGAGTTGTGAGTTTTTCACTCACCACCCACCACTCACCACTCACCACTGGTCTCTTTCACTCACCACTCACCACTGGTCTTCTTGTCCAGCGGCCAGATCGGGCGCTTGAGGTGCTTGAAGGGCAGGCGGTCGAGGCGCAGGTCGGTGAAGCCCGGGCTCAGGGCCATCAGTCCCAGCGGGGCGTTGTCGCGCACGTCGGGCCAGAGATAGCCCTGCTTGACAACCGCGATCTTCTTCTTGAAGACGTCCACGCCCATCTTCTCAAAGTACCAGACCATCACGAACGGCCAGCGATCGCTCTGCAGCACGACCTCGACGCCGCCGATCTCCACCAGCGCCCGCGGACCCGAGGCGCCGCTGTCGGTCACCAGGCGGATAATCTTCGCGCGGGTCGCCAGGGGCTTGCAGAACGTGTCGTCCAGCTTGCCGCCGATCACCAGGGCGATCTCCTTGCCCTCGCCGGCCGCGAAGCATGCCTGCACTGCCGCCGGGTCTGTGATCCCGCCGACGATGGCGTCTTTGACGCCCAGGGCGATCAGACGCTGGAGGATGATGGTGCTGTCGCCGCCGCCGCCGGCGGTGGGATTGTCGCCGCTGTCGGAGATGAAGACCGGCGCCTGCGGCGCCGCCAGGGCTGCCGCAATCGTCTCGTCCACATCCGCCACCGGCACGTCCGGACCGAACTGCTCGCGGCGCGACCAGATCTCCCGCGCCAGGCCCGCCGCCTCGCGCTTCACGGCCGCCGCGTCCGTGCCGCTGACGAGCACGCTGACGCCCGTGTCAGGGCTGTCGGTCCAGGCACAGCCGATGAGGATCGACGAGGTCAGGATTCCGGGCACCCGGTCGATTTCCTCCAGCCGCGCATATAGCGACCGGGCCGGTTCGACTTCCGTCACCGCCCACTCGCCCGCCAGCAGCAGCGGCAGCTTGATCAGTTCGGTCACCGGGCGCACGTTCTGGCCAAGGCAGTGCTGCATCAGATCCACGGCACGCTGGGTCGTTTCTGCGCAGTCTCGATGGGGGGCGGTGCGATACGCAGTGAGGAAGTCGCAGGCATGTACGAACCGCGGCGAAAGGTTACCGTGAAGGTCCAGCGTGCCGCAGATGAAGACCTCATCGCCGGTTACGGCACGGATGCGGTGCAGCAGTTCGCCTTCGCCGTCGCCGATCTCTTCCACCTCCATCGCCCCGTGAAGCCCCAGGAACAGCGCGTCCAGCGGCATGGCGGCGGCGATCTTCTCGACCATCTCGCCGGCGATGCGATCGAACGCGTCGCGCGTGATGCGCCCAGACGGGCCCGCCGAGGCGAACATCAACTGCTTCACGTCGTGGCCGTCGGCCAGAATCTGCCGCCAGGCGGCATCTTTAACCTCGCCTCCCCGGGCAACGCCGAAGTCTTCGTACCGCGTCGGCATCGTCGAGAAGGTATTGGTCTCATGAGACCAGCCCGCCGTGGCTATTCGCATAGTAAGCTCCGGAGTCGACTGCGGTAGCATGGGCACCTGCCTGCCGGCAGGCAGGTCTTGCCCATGAGTAGCACGGGCGTCTCGCCCGTGCAAACCGGGACATGGCCGAGACGGCCATGCTACTCACGGGCGGGACGCCCGTGCTACGGGGTCATTCTATCCGTGGTCGCCCGCAATGCAAAGCTTCGATGAAAACCGGTAAAAATTGGGCGACCCTGTGCCTCTTCCGCCGTGTTGAATAGGGCTTGAACGAGACCTGGCCCGTTCCACCGTCGGGACGTTGGCTTGAGGTCGAGAAACCCTGTTGAGCTATTGGGAAAGATCACATGCAGAGAAACAGACGCTATCCGCTTATCGTTCTGGTTGCAGCTTTGGGTCTGGTCGCTACCGGCTGCGAGCAGCAGTCCGCCAAGATCGACGCCGGCGACGCCAAGGCGCCCGTTGATACGCCCGCTGTGGTTGTCAAACCGGCGCCTGCCGAAAAGCCCGCTCCCGCCGTCAAGAACGGCGCTGCGGCCAAACGCCCGGCGCAGGCGGTTCTGCCCGAACCGGTCGATAAGGCCGTCCGGACGCTCTATGCCAAGGCCCCCTACCACAAGATCGAAACCGCCCAGTGCGAAGGCCTCGACGTCTACACGGTACACGTGGCGCGGATGGCCACCAAGGTCGTCGTCACCGCCGACGGCGCGATCCTCATGGTCGGCCGCCAGCTTCCGCTCAAGGACCTGCCCAAGGACGTGGCCGAGACCATCACCAAGACCTACGGCGCTTCGACGCTGAAGATCACCAAGGACGACGTTCGCGCCGAGATCACCAAGAGCGGCGAGACGGCCTCGGTCGTCAAGGTCGAGCCCATCCGCACGTTCTATGAAGTACAGGTCATTCGCGCCGACGATGCCAAGAACCACAAAGGCTACATGCGCGTGGATGACAAGGGCAAGATAATGAAGTAATGGGACTGGTTGACCGGTTGACTGGTTGTCGCAATGCACAGCGGGCGGCGAATCTTCGAGACTCGCCGCCCGCTTTGTTTGAACTCAAGGCGTCAATGCGGCGTTAGTTCCGCTTGCGTCGCAGCAGGACAGCCAGGCCGCCGACAACCACCATGGCCATCGTTGCCGGCTCGGGAACGTCACCGACTTGCGCCCGGAGGTGGTAGGTCACGTTTCCTGCCGACGTGACGAACACCAGGTCGGTCGTCTTGAGACCGGTGGTGAACGCCCCGCCAAACCCGATGCTGTATTGGGCGCTTTGGCCGCCGGCAAGCGAAATTGGAATGTCTCCGACGAGGGTGAAGAACCCGCCGTCGGCCGTCGTTGGGTAGGCCGACGTAATACTCAACAGGCTCGCGGCGACGCCGTTATTCCCGATTGTGACCAGCCGGTCGTCACCGGCCTGCCCCACGTCGAGGGTGCCGAAATCGATCGTGTACTCGGTC
This window contains:
- the fliQ gene encoding flagellar biosynthesis protein FliQ, whose product is MDAAHAMDLAREALKVTLVVGAPMLVATLVIALVVSLLQAATQIQDQALTFVPKLIAVAVTAALAGHWMLTRLIDFAKVMFGTG
- the fliP gene encoding flagellar type III secretion system pore protein FliP (The bacterial flagellar biogenesis protein FliP forms a type III secretion system (T3SS)-type pore required for flagellar assembly.), encoding MTLKTNILAVVVLAGALFAPQSAPAAPPATPHAATAPASGVTLPSLSSPQDAGNALKWVALVTVLSVAPAVAILMTCFTRIVVVLGLLRQALATNQLPPNQVLFGLSLLMTVVVMAPVYSAVYRDGIEPYLAGRAQGEAALAAGAAPVRTFMIRQIEAARSQNDVVLFLDAKQAEASRVGKLTWKDVPTPAVIAAFVVSELKTAFWIGFRVYLPFLVVDLLVASVLTSMGMLMMPPVMVSIPFKLLLFVLADGWHLVVGTLMQSFA
- a CDS encoding flagellar biosynthetic protein FliO: MKRSEKQQDAGETPATRADGTSATRGMGETPMRLTGKMPVLPAGCHDGRFSAAMSLIVAAAIILLAVVAPAVAQSAPATADVSTRPLQSIEDRPIGNSAAPATEWDLLRTAGALAVVIALILIIRSVMKRMGGPRVGGRGGAVIEIVGRRGVTYRHQVILVRMGRRLVLVGIGPEQMTTLSEVTDPDEVAALLGTATTQTVAEKPAESK
- a CDS encoding FliM/FliN family flagellar motor switch protein — translated: MKTLESQTAMRIDLGGAWTDAAALRRLAEGSIITLDTAATGAVEICCEGQPMAVGSLVSVQDRLGVRIDGVRTT
- a CDS encoding FliI/YscN family ATPase; the encoded protein is MQIFERQSEALDRIEPVDVTGRVEAVRGLTVSVADFAVPLGAGCRIACAGGGLEARVIGFDGRSTLVMPAGAMTGIRRGDLVHCTFAEQTVGVCEGLLGRVLDGLGRCIDGRAAPAAAMPQSLWPLPIAPLSRRGIDAPLPTGVRAIDAMLTVGQGQRMGIISGSGVGKSVLLGMIARRAVADVTVVALIGERGREVREFVDKELGSDALKHCVVVASTSDEPPLLRVQAGAVATAVAEYFRDRGANVLLVMDSLTRLAAAQRQIGLAAGEPATVRGYTPSVFNLLPQLMERCGRTAAGSITGFYTVLAEEGDAGDPLADAVRAVADGHIHLTRTLANRGHWPAIDIVTSVSRVMGEVASAEHQSAAARVRRMVGLYREVEELLNLGVYQAGANPHFDEAIAAQDEIDAFLRQGVGEQCDFAQTTAELQQLVFAGQPQETGTYRDDRPTHAVC
- a CDS encoding FliH/SctL family protein, producing MSASKTAWIIRAAACDAGDAPELSLPDFEAQGKQILDQARAEAQRIVVAAQAQLESAQTNYNRSAYEQGFQRGQTEGYAHGLRQAAQKSQLRMSALAQAAGKIVDELVAAKTQTLQDRQEQLLLFAIELARRIVGEVAAVDIGAALVNLRRAMERSSDGDEIIVCVNPAQLPALEQEALRLWRELGRAGRVRLQGDESIAAGGARVLTRCGAVDATIETQLRRVAQALLGRAVEPQQNMTGQYIAAADSKVHADI
- a CDS encoding FliG C-terminal domain-containing protein: MKVFHKLWLRLKAQASVTGRIWQGAAAALAVLAVAGGIWLMASDAAPQRKAVFAQPLPAEHVKNAAGMLAGGGIECQIVGGRLLVHPDSLAAARKILIDASLTPQDLAAQAATAQEDIWLSESQRAQRAAAAKADRLARLIGQFPDVEFAEVLFEPAQPGKIGQPSVSATAAVNLRMRAQSRMTAQLVNAIADLLSGSIAGLDRAAVRIIDQRGRSYAAGDETLMQEDRLANRARVSDYWQQRIAGALTYVPGLTVTVQVAPEGESCTAASLLAPRSYFETIARTRNLDLQQVTRDELARIAAAAARIIGADARAVMVDSYTDALSDEALAAAFVGHSQPRRGAWAIAASAALVLAGAGCAVAVLRRRRRRPKAASASEQPPSPAEHGSADDGAIRRLERLADDDLLWVLASEQTQTIAIVLSRMSPRRAAAVLAALDGPVARQVVMHLARPPAVDERTVQDVLATLTDRLNALHTPQGQGQAVIREILTHADGASGGAVMQLVASSQPQLARNIRRDLLAFEDLGLVGDDELRDALATLDPQVLAVALRTAGQVVRSKIFHCLGSRATRDLRRQMDTLPPVRLSEVEAAQDHVARAVRRCGTTTDEAQEAAAT
- a CDS encoding MerR family transcriptional regulator, producing the protein MDAIDTNPQTPAGSSSGDAASDAGAVTATRCDGRRRPPKVYRISELADYLGASRQTIHNYTAMGLLQECGWTRGGHRLYDESAFERLDSIEKLKAQGMKLGQIRQRLSTSPAT
- a CDS encoding tetratricopeptide repeat protein gives rise to the protein MQAARISAGKQEYLPLPKAATTRAASGPSVDLDIAEGDAALAAGNLRGAEAAFRRMLERHPDDYDALCGLATTLTAGGDNLPAMLTYRRIVALRENDRTARFNLAVALSRLERFDEARQEFLLLLRQNADDVRARYNLGMILAAQGKLDEARHHLQGVVSRTDSLPSAYAILGQVLTDLGDSEGAMEAYGKAASLQGDDIDTWKNYAVAAQAAGSYGRAIMAASRVTRLNSSDPAAWAYLGDLHMTVYQSTQKEHFLIQARQAWTRSLSLNSDQQNVRAKLQAAPRPKEP
- a CDS encoding homocysteine S-methyltransferase family protein, with the translated sequence MLDLKTFAKTVRISDGAWGTELQNASLEAGASPELLNVENPAAVAAVARAYVQAGSDVILTNTFGANRFILAGHGLGERTGELARAGAEISRREAGARVKVFASMGPTGKIVMMQEAPEADISAAFAEAAVALAEGGVDAILLESFAQLDEMALALRAVRGAVDLPVVASMTFASGPDGTSTMMGNSPGDLAALAAECGAAAVGANCGAGPEGFLKVARLFRAAGDLPIWIKPNAGLPQRGPDGKTFFPMNPQDFAAAAAGLIEAGANFLGGCCGTTPRHIAAVRKVVSCEL
- a CDS encoding M81 family metallopeptidase, with amino-acid sequence MRIATAGWSHETNTFSTMPTRYEDFGVARGGEVKDAAWRQILADGHDVKQLMFASAGPSGRITRDAFDRIAGEMVEKIAAAMPLDALFLGLHGAMEVEEIGDGEGELLHRIRAVTGDEVFICGTLDLHGNLSPRFVHACDFLTAYRTAPHRDCAETTQRAVDLMQHCLGQNVRPVTELIKLPLLLAGEWAVTEVEPARSLYARLEEIDRVPGILTSSILIGCAWTDSPDTGVSVLVSGTDAAAVKREAAGLAREIWSRREQFGPDVPVADVDETIAAALAAPQAPVFISDSGDNPTAGGGGDSTIILQRLIALGVKDAIVGGITDPAAVQACFAAGEGKEIALVIGGKLDDTFCKPLATRAKIIRLVTDSGASGPRALVEIGGVEVVLQSDRWPFVMVWYFEKMGVDVFKKKIAVVKQGYLWPDVRDNAPLGLMALSPGFTDLRLDRLPFKHLKRPIWPLDKKTSGEW